A genomic stretch from Haemophilus parainfluenzae ATCC 33392 includes:
- a CDS encoding lipopolysaccharide biosynthesis protein, which produces MSNKTIAKNTLFLYIRMLFNMGAMLYISRVVLQVLGVEDFGIYNIVMGVVVLFSFFNGTMTATTQRFINVEKASNDIQRVNKVFNISILNHLLIIFIVFLLAETVGLWFLNHKLVIPAERLQAANIVYQLALIIALVEIIKVPFNAMIVAHEKMGFYAWLGLGETILKLTSVFILSHITYYDKLITYGCLLLSVSLIVLSLYVLFTKYYFKEAARFRLYKDLSKTKEMVSFSGWMLMGQVAYVGSTQGLNMVSNLFFGVAVNAAVAIATQVEGAVYSFVNNFQMAANPQLVQSYAAKDYDRNRQLILGISKYSLYLMAILSAPVLYFTHTLLTFWLGDHLPQYTEQLVQAIIACLLISAMAGAFWMSALAIGTSTVKQYNIIVALIDLCTVPLAYYLFTLGYNPVFAFVGKFSTMVISQLYRLYFINKKIKFNHKEFVSYLVNVGVVFGLLLGIIYISDTTRSYSLLEFIGQSIILEMVLICVILIFGLNTAEKNFLFSYLKKRVKNESTPY; this is translated from the coding sequence ATGTCAAATAAAACCATTGCTAAAAATACGCTATTTCTTTATATCCGAATGCTTTTCAACATGGGGGCCATGCTGTATATCTCTCGTGTGGTATTACAGGTATTGGGTGTAGAAGATTTTGGTATCTACAACATTGTGATGGGTGTGGTGGTCTTATTTTCTTTTTTTAATGGCACAATGACAGCCACCACTCAGCGTTTTATTAACGTAGAAAAAGCCTCGAATGACATTCAACGTGTCAATAAAGTCTTTAATATTAGTATCTTAAATCACCTACTGATTATTTTTATCGTATTTTTGTTAGCCGAAACTGTCGGTTTATGGTTTTTAAATCACAAATTGGTGATTCCAGCAGAGCGCTTGCAGGCGGCGAATATCGTTTACCAATTAGCGTTAATTATTGCCCTCGTTGAAATCATCAAGGTGCCATTCAATGCCATGATTGTTGCACACGAGAAAATGGGATTCTATGCTTGGTTGGGATTAGGTGAAACCATTTTAAAACTGACTTCTGTCTTTATCTTAAGTCATATCACGTATTACGATAAGCTAATTACTTATGGCTGCTTATTACTTTCAGTCAGCTTAATTGTGCTCTCTCTTTATGTGTTATTCACTAAGTATTATTTCAAAGAAGCCGCACGTTTCCGCCTATATAAAGATTTAAGCAAAACCAAAGAAATGGTAAGTTTTTCCGGTTGGATGCTTATGGGACAAGTTGCCTATGTGGGTTCAACACAAGGCTTGAATATGGTATCAAACTTATTCTTTGGTGTGGCAGTCAACGCCGCTGTTGCCATTGCAACACAAGTAGAAGGTGCGGTTTATAGCTTTGTGAATAATTTCCAAATGGCGGCTAATCCGCAGTTAGTGCAGTCTTATGCAGCAAAAGATTACGATCGCAATCGCCAATTAATCCTTGGTATTTCAAAATATTCACTTTATTTAATGGCGATTCTCTCTGCACCGGTATTGTATTTCACCCATACCTTACTGACATTTTGGTTAGGCGATCATCTTCCACAATATACTGAACAACTTGTACAAGCTATTATTGCTTGCTTATTAATCAGTGCGATGGCTGGGGCATTTTGGATGAGTGCATTAGCCATTGGCACATCCACCGTAAAACAATACAATATCATCGTGGCGTTAATCGATCTCTGCACAGTGCCTTTGGCTTATTATTTGTTCACACTAGGTTATAATCCAGTATTTGCCTTTGTGGGTAAATTTAGTACGATGGTCATCTCACAACTCTATCGATTATATTTTATTAATAAAAAAATTAAATTTAACCATAAAGAATTTGTCTCATATTTAGTGAATGTCGGCGTGGTGTTTGGCCTACTATTAGGTATCATCTATATATCAGATACCACCCGCAGCTATTCTTTATTGGAATTTATTGGACAATCCATCATTTTAGAAATGGTATTAATCTGTGTCATTTTAATCTTCGGATTAAACACAGCAGAAAAAAATTTCTTGTTTAGCTATTTAAAGAAAAGAGTAAAAAATGAATCAACTCCTTATTGA
- a CDS encoding DNA primase family protein: MARLINAPHLAEQPHEPYSDLFVLAGSKAWQAWDNGKGEEWLLLCSLVDGLESNQKPVILGENQLDNISSTRIAKEDQQLVKIAQYGELKQEEITEICQNLAKNTSAREVKLIDAAAQVKEDLSSYIQRLRTDKKAADLADQLAPPEKLKENDGVNKKARALTKWLNMDLALNPKDRELYRYDGISWQLVDKFEFLDNAVTFFDEQDFNYSARSIESIIDTIKIQSPKMGTQVQELIAFNNGTLNRTTLEFLPHYRENWLMSYIPHEYLNSAQNTPYFDKWLEFVSGGKENKKNAILAALYAVLTNRNDWQLFFEVTGDGGSGKSVFANIATLLAGAQNTESGRLVDLDEPRGRESFVGKTLLICPEQSRYGGDGGGLKSITGGDPVNIDPKHRTKFKAVISAVVLIVNNEATRFTERSGGIERRRVIFHFDKVVPENERDPNFMDKIEREVGGIIYKLIHTFEQPETAKAALKEQQTSDEALEIKSESDHITEFCGYFYTTPQNDGLYIGNANQGNKSRTHLYPAYLAFAVASGITNTLTLRNFSNSLKQGFAQHKNKFEFSKIKGKYGYRSNVHFKNYDEFQNEFNS; this comes from the coding sequence ATGGCTCGATTAATTAATGCTCCGCATCTTGCGGAGCAACCGCATGAACCTTATTCCGATTTATTTGTGCTAGCTGGCTCTAAAGCATGGCAAGCATGGGATAATGGAAAAGGTGAAGAGTGGCTCTTATTGTGTTCGTTGGTGGATGGTCTAGAAAGTAATCAGAAACCAGTTATTCTAGGTGAAAATCAACTTGATAATATTTCTTCAACGCGTATAGCTAAAGAAGATCAGCAGTTAGTGAAGATTGCTCAATATGGCGAATTAAAACAGGAAGAAATCACCGAAATTTGTCAGAATTTAGCAAAAAATACTTCTGCTAGAGAAGTGAAACTCATTGATGCGGCCGCACAAGTAAAAGAGGATTTAAGCTCTTACATTCAACGCTTGCGAACCGATAAAAAGGCGGCAGATTTAGCAGACCAATTAGCACCGCCCGAAAAACTGAAAGAAAATGACGGAGTAAATAAGAAGGCACGGGCTTTGACGAAGTGGCTAAATATGGATTTAGCATTAAACCCAAAAGACCGAGAATTATATCGCTATGACGGCATAAGCTGGCAGCTAGTAGATAAATTTGAGTTCTTAGATAATGCAGTAACTTTCTTTGATGAACAGGACTTCAATTATAGTGCGCGCTCAATCGAAAGCATTATTGATACAATCAAAATCCAATCGCCAAAAATGGGAACACAGGTGCAAGAGTTGATTGCTTTCAATAACGGCACTTTAAACCGCACTACGTTAGAGTTCTTGCCCCATTATCGGGAAAATTGGCTAATGTCTTATATTCCGCATGAATATCTAAATTCAGCGCAAAATACGCCTTATTTTGATAAGTGGTTAGAGTTCGTAAGCGGTGGTAAAGAAAACAAAAAGAACGCTATTCTAGCGGCTTTATACGCAGTTTTAACTAATCGCAACGACTGGCAATTATTCTTTGAAGTAACAGGCGATGGCGGAAGTGGTAAATCTGTTTTTGCTAATATTGCCACGTTATTAGCTGGTGCGCAGAACACAGAAAGCGGGCGCTTAGTGGATTTAGATGAACCGCGCGGGCGAGAAAGCTTTGTAGGTAAAACTTTGCTAATTTGCCCTGAACAATCGCGTTATGGTGGTGATGGTGGTGGATTGAAAAGTATTACAGGTGGCGACCCTGTGAATATTGACCCAAAACACCGCACTAAATTTAAAGCTGTTATTTCGGCAGTAGTCTTAATCGTTAATAACGAGGCGACTAGATTTACAGAGCGTAGCGGTGGGATTGAGCGAAGAAGGGTAATCTTTCACTTTGACAAAGTAGTACCTGAAAACGAGCGAGATCCTAATTTTATGGATAAGATTGAGAGGGAAGTAGGGGGTATTATTTACAAACTAATACATACCTTTGAACAACCTGAAACCGCTAAGGCCGCTTTAAAAGAGCAACAAACAAGTGATGAGGCTTTGGAAATAAAAAGCGAATCCGACCACATCACCGAATTTTGCGGATATTTCTATACTACGCCACAGAATGACGGCTTGTATATAGGAAATGCGAATCAAGGCAATAAGTCAAGAACGCATCTTTATCCGGCATACTTAGCCTTTGCTGTAGCGAGCGGCATTACAAATACCCTTACTTTGAGAAACTTCTCAAATTCATTAAAGCAAGGATTTGCGCAACATAAAAATAAATTTGAGTTCTCTAAGATTAAGGGAAAATATGGATATCGCTCCAATGTTCACTTCAAAAACTATGATGAGTTCCAAAACGAGTTCAATTCATAA
- a CDS encoding tyrosine-type recombinase/integrase gives MPRVTKPLTNTEVDKAKTKDKEYNLSDGNGLFLRIKPTGAKAWIFNYYHPVTNKRTSFTIGTYPAITLAQARQKREEYRALLAQSIDPQEYIKEQELIKNGQNENTFYKVALLWKEKRSKEIEPMTMEKNWARLENYLFPTLGNYPIDQITSPLLIKTVRPLNEKGFNDTLHRLLNLANQILNYAVTIGLISFNSCLKASDAYHKESQKHHPAIKPEELPKLLQDFKNSSRDHLTKVLFRWQLLSMVRPAEAVSVEWSEIDFDKKLWTIPAIKMKKTRQGQFPHIVPLSSLMLKILEELKPITGGDKFVFSHYHKPNQSASKELIANALRKIGYKGIQDAHGLRSIARTFLENQQVDFRIAESCLAHSIGNKTSQAYNRYDYVELRRPVMQLWSDFVEQCEKENV, from the coding sequence ATGCCTCGTGTTACTAAGCCGCTCACAAATACCGAAGTAGATAAAGCGAAAACAAAGGATAAAGAATACAATCTAAGTGATGGTAACGGTCTTTTTTTACGCATTAAGCCTACCGGTGCTAAGGCTTGGATTTTTAATTATTATCACCCAGTAACAAATAAACGCACATCTTTTACTATTGGAACTTATCCAGCTATAACACTTGCGCAAGCTCGCCAAAAACGCGAAGAATATCGCGCCCTACTCGCTCAAAGTATCGATCCGCAAGAATACATCAAAGAACAAGAACTAATTAAAAACGGTCAGAACGAAAATACTTTCTATAAAGTCGCTTTACTTTGGAAAGAAAAAAGAAGTAAAGAAATTGAGCCTATGACAATGGAAAAGAATTGGGCAAGATTAGAAAATTATCTATTCCCTACTCTTGGGAATTACCCTATCGATCAGATTACTTCCCCTTTATTGATTAAAACTGTTCGGCCATTAAATGAAAAAGGTTTCAATGATACGCTGCATCGCTTGTTAAACCTCGCTAATCAGATTTTAAATTATGCGGTAACAATAGGATTGATTTCGTTTAATTCTTGCTTGAAAGCATCTGATGCTTACCATAAGGAGTCTCAAAAACATCACCCAGCAATCAAACCGGAAGAATTACCGAAACTATTACAAGACTTCAAAAATTCAAGTAGAGATCATCTAACAAAGGTTTTGTTCCGATGGCAATTACTTTCTATGGTTCGTCCGGCTGAGGCTGTTTCTGTTGAATGGTCTGAAATTGATTTCGATAAGAAATTATGGACTATTCCAGCAATCAAAATGAAAAAAACAAGACAAGGGCAATTTCCTCACATTGTTCCGCTTTCATCTTTAATGCTTAAAATTTTAGAAGAATTGAAACCTATAACAGGTGGTGACAAATTCGTATTTTCTCACTACCACAAACCTAACCAATCAGCTAGTAAAGAACTAATAGCTAACGCATTAAGAAAGATAGGTTACAAAGGGATTCAAGATGCTCACGGATTGAGATCGATAGCTAGAACGTTTTTAGAAAATCAGCAAGTTGATTTCCGTATTGCTGAAAGTTGTCTTGCTCATAGCATTGGGAATAAAACAAGTCAGGCGTATAACCGTTACGATTATGTAGAACTCCGCCGCCCTGTGATGCAATTATGGAGTGATTTTGTGGAGCAATGCGAAAAAGAAAACGTGTGA
- the pyk gene encoding pyruvate kinase yields MSRKLRRTKIVCTMGPATDRDNNLEKIIAAGANVVRMNFSHGTPDDHIERAERVRAIAKKLGKTVAILGDLQGPKIRVSTFKDGKIFLNVGDKFILDAELPKGEGNQEAVGLDYKTLPQDVVPGDILLLDDGRVQLKVLSTEGAKVFTEVTVGGPLSNNKGINKLGGGLSADALTEKDKADIITAARIGVDYLAVSFPRSSADLNYARELAKQAGLDAKIVAKVERAETVVDDASMDDIILASDVIMVARGDLGVEIGDPELVGVQKKLIRRSRQLNRAVITATQMMESMISNPMPTRAEVMDVANAVLDGTDAVMLSAETAAGQYPAETVATMARVCLGAEKMPSINISKHRLDREFRDIEESVAMSAMYAANHLSGIAAIITLSHSGRTPLLMSRISSGLPIFALSRVQETLNRCALYRGVTPVHFDGESRSAAGAKAAINLLKEKGYLVSGDLVLLTQGDESEGTTNVCRTLTVE; encoded by the coding sequence ATGTCTAGAAAATTAAGAAGAACGAAGATTGTATGTACAATGGGTCCAGCAACAGACCGCGATAACAATCTTGAAAAAATTATTGCAGCAGGCGCTAATGTTGTACGTATGAACTTTTCTCACGGTACACCAGATGATCATATTGAGCGTGCTGAGCGTGTTCGTGCGATCGCGAAAAAATTAGGTAAAACCGTGGCAATTTTAGGTGACTTACAAGGTCCTAAAATTCGTGTTTCTACTTTTAAAGACGGCAAAATTTTCTTAAATGTTGGTGATAAATTTATTCTTGATGCGGAATTACCAAAAGGTGAAGGTAATCAAGAAGCCGTTGGTTTAGACTATAAAACACTTCCACAAGATGTTGTGCCAGGCGATATTCTTTTATTAGATGACGGCCGTGTTCAATTAAAAGTACTTTCTACTGAAGGTGCAAAAGTATTTACTGAAGTGACTGTTGGTGGTCCATTATCAAACAATAAAGGGATCAACAAATTAGGTGGTGGCCTATCTGCTGATGCATTAACTGAAAAAGATAAAGCAGATATTATCACTGCAGCTCGTATCGGTGTAGATTACTTAGCGGTATCTTTCCCACGTTCAAGTGCAGACTTAAACTATGCACGTGAGTTAGCAAAACAAGCAGGTTTAGATGCGAAAATCGTTGCTAAAGTTGAACGTGCTGAAACCGTAGTTGATGACGCATCAATGGACGATATCATTCTTGCTTCTGATGTAATTATGGTTGCACGTGGTGACTTAGGTGTTGAAATCGGTGACCCTGAATTAGTTGGCGTACAGAAAAAATTAATTCGTCGTTCACGTCAATTAAACCGTGCGGTAATCACTGCAACTCAAATGATGGAGTCAATGATCAGCAACCCAATGCCAACTCGTGCAGAAGTAATGGACGTGGCAAATGCGGTATTAGATGGTACTGATGCGGTAATGCTTTCAGCAGAAACTGCAGCAGGTCAATATCCAGCTGAAACTGTAGCGACAATGGCTCGCGTATGTTTAGGTGCAGAAAAAATGCCAAGCATCAATATTTCTAAACACCGTTTAGATCGTGAATTCAGAGATATTGAAGAATCTGTAGCGATGTCAGCAATGTACGCAGCAAACCACTTAAGCGGTATTGCAGCAATCATTACATTAAGCCACTCTGGTCGTACACCATTATTAATGTCACGTATTAGCTCAGGTTTACCAATCTTTGCACTTTCTCGTGTTCAAGAAACCTTAAACCGTTGCGCATTATACCGTGGTGTAACACCAGTTCATTTTGATGGTGAATCTCGTAGCGCTGCAGGTGCAAAAGCAGCGATTAACCTATTAAAAGAAAAAGGTTATTTAGTTTCAGGTGATCTTGTTTTATTAACACAAGGTGATGAATCAGAAGGTACAACTAACGTTTGTCGTACTTTAACTGTTGAATAA
- a CDS encoding replicative DNA helicase, translated as MASQRQIQSSDQKTEQVSIPPHSTEAEQAVLGGIMLSNQHWDGIAERVIAEDFYTFAHKAIFQTMEELMRNQTPIDLITLDQALKAKGISDSVGGFAYLADLSNNTPNAINILAYAEIVREKAILRELIAVGNRIAENSYSPKGKDIKMVLDEAEREVFAIAEKRSSSTEGPQNVLSVLESTIARIETLGKLENHNGVTGVTTGFVELDKKTAGLQPSDLIIVAARPSMGKTTFAMNLCENAAMASDKPVLVFSLEMPAEQIMMRMIASLARVDQTKIRTGQNLEEAEWSKIASVFGMFKQKNNLYIDDSSGLTPTELRSRARRVYRENGGLSMIMVDYLQLMRAPAFSDNRTLEIAEISRSLKALAKELEVPVIALSQLNRTLEQRADKRPVNSDLRESGSIEQDADLIMFIYRDEVYNDNSEDKGVAEIIIGKQRNGPIGRVRLAFNGQFSRFDNLAEQREYRDDY; from the coding sequence ATGGCATCACAACGACAAATCCAATCTTCCGATCAGAAAACTGAACAAGTTAGTATCCCGCCTCATTCCACTGAAGCTGAACAAGCCGTTCTTGGCGGTATAATGTTGAGTAATCAGCATTGGGATGGTATCGCTGAAAGAGTCATTGCTGAGGATTTTTACACTTTTGCGCATAAAGCAATCTTCCAAACTATGGAAGAATTAATGCGTAACCAAACACCGATTGATTTAATCACCCTTGATCAAGCCCTTAAAGCCAAAGGTATCAGTGATTCCGTAGGCGGTTTTGCTTATCTCGCAGATCTTTCCAATAACACGCCAAATGCTATTAATATTTTGGCTTATGCTGAAATCGTACGTGAAAAAGCGATTTTGCGTGAGCTTATTGCAGTGGGGAATCGTATTGCAGAAAACAGTTATTCCCCAAAAGGCAAAGACATCAAAATGGTGTTGGATGAAGCTGAAAGGGAAGTTTTTGCGATCGCTGAAAAACGGAGTTCTTCAACAGAGGGCCCTCAAAACGTGCTCAGCGTGTTGGAAAGCACTATTGCTCGAATTGAAACCTTAGGTAAGCTTGAAAATCATAACGGTGTGACAGGGGTCACAACGGGCTTTGTTGAGTTAGATAAGAAAACAGCCGGTTTACAGCCTTCCGATCTCATCATTGTGGCAGCACGTCCTTCCATGGGTAAAACCACATTTGCAATGAACCTTTGTGAAAATGCGGCCATGGCAAGTGATAAGCCTGTATTAGTCTTCAGTTTAGAGATGCCTGCTGAGCAAATTATGATGCGTATGATTGCCTCTCTAGCTCGCGTGGACCAAACCAAAATTCGTACAGGCCAAAACTTGGAAGAAGCGGAATGGAGCAAAATTGCTAGCGTGTTTGGGATGTTTAAGCAAAAAAATAATCTTTATATCGATGATTCATCGGGTTTAACTCCAACAGAATTGCGTTCTCGCGCGCGTCGTGTGTATCGAGAAAATGGTGGCTTGAGTATGATTATGGTGGATTATCTTCAATTAATGCGCGCGCCCGCATTTTCAGATAACCGTACCTTAGAGATCGCCGAGATTTCTCGTTCTTTAAAAGCATTAGCGAAAGAATTAGAAGTCCCGGTTATTGCACTTTCCCAGCTTAACCGTACTTTAGAACAACGTGCAGATAAACGTCCAGTAAACTCAGACTTGCGTGAATCAGGCTCTATCGAGCAGGATGCTGACTTGATTATGTTTATTTATCGTGACGAAGTGTATAACGATAATTCTGAAGATAAAGGTGTTGCTGAAATCATTATTGGTAAACAACGTAACGGTCCGATTGGTCGTGTACGTTTAGCATTTAACGGTCAATTCTCACGCTTTGATAACCTTGCCGAACAGCGTGAATACAGAGATGATTATTAG
- the alr gene encoding alanine racemase, producing MNVKPATAKISSLALKHNLQVIKEKAPHSKIIAVVKANAYGHGVVFVSSALESMVDCFAVARLEEALSLRSNGIIKPILLLEGFFDEKDLPIIAVNNIETVVHNREQLEALKRAAVPSPIKVWLKIDTGMHRLGVSLDEVDYFYQELKKLPQIQPHLGFVSHFSRADELDSDYTQVQLDRFLQATKDKGGERTIAASGGILFWPEAHLDCIRPGIIMYGISPTDTVGAEFGLTPVMNLTSSLLAVREHKKGEPVGYGGIWTSPKDTKIGVVAIGYGDGYPRDVPEGTPVYLNGRIVPSVGRVSMDMLTVDLGADSQDKVGDEVILWGKELPIETVAKYSGILSYELITKLTPRVITEYVD from the coding sequence ATGAACGTAAAACCGGCAACAGCGAAAATCAGTTCGCTTGCCTTAAAACATAATTTACAAGTTATTAAAGAAAAAGCGCCACATAGCAAAATTATTGCCGTGGTAAAAGCAAACGCATATGGTCATGGCGTGGTATTTGTTTCATCTGCTTTAGAAAGCATGGTAGATTGCTTTGCCGTAGCGCGTTTAGAAGAGGCGTTATCGTTACGCTCTAACGGTATTATCAAACCGATCTTATTACTAGAAGGATTCTTTGATGAAAAAGACTTACCGATTATTGCGGTAAATAACATTGAAACGGTGGTACATAACCGTGAACAGCTTGAAGCATTAAAGCGAGCTGCAGTGCCAAGTCCAATCAAAGTCTGGTTGAAGATTGATACGGGGATGCACCGTCTAGGTGTGTCGCTTGATGAAGTGGACTATTTTTATCAAGAGCTGAAAAAACTCCCTCAAATTCAACCGCACTTAGGTTTTGTCAGCCATTTTAGCCGTGCTGATGAACTAGATTCTGATTATACTCAAGTTCAGCTTGATCGTTTCCTTCAAGCGACAAAAGATAAAGGTGGAGAAAGAACCATTGCGGCATCTGGCGGGATTTTATTCTGGCCTGAGGCTCATTTAGATTGTATTCGTCCAGGGATTATTATGTACGGCATTTCACCAACGGATACTGTCGGTGCAGAATTTGGTTTAACTCCCGTGATGAACTTAACTTCTTCATTGCTTGCGGTGCGCGAACATAAAAAAGGTGAACCTGTTGGCTATGGTGGCATTTGGACCAGTCCGAAAGATACCAAAATTGGTGTCGTTGCGATTGGTTATGGTGATGGCTATCCGCGTGATGTGCCAGAAGGTACGCCAGTTTATCTAAACGGTCGAATTGTTCCTAGTGTCGGTCGTGTCTCAATGGATATGCTCACGGTCGATTTAGGCGCAGATAGCCAAGATAAAGTGGGTGATGAAGTGATTTTATGGGGTAAGGAATTACCAATTGAAACAGTAGCTAAATACAGTGGTATTTTAAGCTATGAATTGATTACAAAATTAACGCCTCGTGTTATAACAGAATATGTTGATTAG
- the pgi gene encoding glucose-6-phosphate isomerase yields MKNVNPTNTQAWKALEAHQSQLAHTTITDLFKQEENRFNDYSLTFENQILVDFSKNKINQETLKLLRQLAKESALDEAINAMFTGEKINRTENRAVLHTALRNRSNTPVYVDGKDVMPEVNAVLAKMSAFCDRVISGEWKGYTGKAITDVVNIGIGGSDLGPYMVTEALRPYKNHLNMHFVSNVDGTHIAETLKKVNPETTLFLVASKTFTTQETMTNANSARDWLLAAAKDNSAVAKHFAALSTNGKAVAEFGIDTNNMFEFWDWVGGRYSLWSAIGLSIALSIGFDNFEALLSGAHEMDKHFRTAPLEKNIPVTLALVGLWNTNFLGAQTEAILPYDQYLHRFAAYFQQGNMESNGKYVDRNGNVIRDYQTGPIIWGEPGTNGQHAFYQLIHQGTMLIPCDFIAPAQSHNPLGDHHSKLLSNFFAQTEALALGKTKEEVEAEFVKAGKSLDEVKDIVPFKVFTGNKPTNSILVQKITPFALGALIAMYEHKIFTQGVIFNIFSFDQWGVELGKQLANRILPELADKEKVSSHDSSTNGLINQFKAWR; encoded by the coding sequence ATGAAAAACGTCAATCCAACCAATACACAAGCGTGGAAAGCCCTTGAAGCTCACCAATCTCAATTGGCTCATACCACGATTACTGATTTGTTCAAGCAAGAAGAAAATCGTTTTAACGATTATTCTTTAACTTTTGAAAATCAAATCTTAGTGGATTTTTCAAAAAATAAAATTAATCAAGAAACCCTCAAATTGCTTCGTCAATTAGCTAAAGAATCTGCATTAGATGAAGCAATTAATGCTATGTTTACAGGTGAGAAAATTAATCGTACAGAAAATCGAGCCGTATTACATACCGCACTTCGTAACCGTTCAAATACACCTGTATATGTAGATGGCAAAGATGTGATGCCAGAAGTGAATGCAGTATTAGCGAAAATGAGCGCGTTCTGTGATCGTGTGATTTCAGGTGAGTGGAAAGGTTATACCGGAAAAGCAATTACTGATGTAGTGAATATCGGTATCGGTGGTTCGGACTTAGGCCCTTATATGGTGACCGAAGCGCTTCGTCCTTATAAAAATCACTTGAATATGCACTTTGTTTCAAACGTAGATGGTACACATATTGCTGAAACGTTGAAAAAAGTGAATCCTGAAACGACACTTTTCTTAGTGGCATCTAAAACCTTCACTACTCAAGAAACCATGACTAATGCGAATTCTGCGCGTGATTGGTTATTAGCGGCAGCGAAAGATAATAGCGCGGTAGCAAAACACTTTGCTGCACTTTCTACTAATGGTAAAGCGGTAGCGGAATTTGGTATTGATACAAACAACATGTTTGAGTTCTGGGATTGGGTTGGTGGCCGTTATTCTTTATGGTCTGCAATCGGTCTTTCTATCGCACTTTCAATCGGCTTTGATAATTTTGAAGCGTTATTAAGTGGTGCGCATGAAATGGATAAACATTTCCGTACCGCGCCATTAGAAAAAAATATCCCTGTAACATTAGCATTAGTCGGTTTATGGAATACCAACTTCCTTGGTGCACAAACTGAAGCGATTTTACCTTATGACCAATATTTACACCGTTTTGCCGCTTATTTCCAACAAGGTAATATGGAATCAAACGGTAAATATGTTGATCGTAATGGCAATGTTATCCGTGATTATCAAACCGGCCCAATTATTTGGGGCGAACCAGGTACAAACGGCCAGCATGCATTCTATCAATTAATTCACCAAGGTACGATGTTAATCCCTTGTGACTTTATCGCGCCGGCACAAAGTCATAATCCATTAGGTGATCATCACAGCAAATTGTTATCAAACTTCTTTGCGCAAACTGAGGCGCTTGCTTTGGGTAAAACCAAAGAAGAAGTCGAAGCAGAGTTTGTGAAAGCGGGTAAGTCTTTAGATGAGGTAAAAGACATTGTGCCATTTAAAGTCTTTACGGGTAACAAACCGACCAACTCTATTTTAGTGCAAAAAATTACACCATTTGCTCTTGGCGCATTAATTGCGATGTATGAACACAAAATTTTTACACAAGGTGTGATTTTCAATATCTTCAGTTTCGACCAATGGGGCGTGGAATTAGGTAAACAATTAGCGAACCGAATTCTTCCTGAATTGGCAGATAAAGAGAAAGTCTCAAGCCATGATAGCTCAACTAATGGATTGATTAATCAATTCAAAGCATGGCGATAA